In Streptomyces sp. NBC_01381, a genomic segment contains:
- a CDS encoding cytochrome P450, with the protein MSTVTSAAAPLALSDVDLADNDRFTDGTLPWRMFDVLRREDPVHWQPEPAPNSGFWAVTRHADIVRVDRDPETFTSERFTNLEEVDEDFIALRRSLLETDGLRHRALRLILQRQFTARAVATYETFLRGLTARTLDAALPKGTFDFVKEVSADFPINVLARMLDVPEEDTQQLIDWGNRIIGNTDPDYADVLLESAESERYRNLPFRSPAALEVFAYGRELAAKRRGGDGTDLVSTLVNNSPKDGVPLSATDFDNYFLLLVVAGNETTRHAISHSMLALIDHPDERAKLTADPSLIPGGVEECLRWASPVYHFRRTATRDVELGGKLIREGDKVVLWFASGNRDADVFPDPYRFDVTRQNIDHVTFGKGSPHFCLGNSLARLEMRVMFEELLPRLADIEVTGEVRRVRSNFVNGIKELPVTVTLR; encoded by the coding sequence ATGAGTACGGTCACGAGCGCCGCCGCGCCCCTAGCCCTCTCCGACGTCGACCTCGCCGACAACGACCGCTTCACCGACGGCACCCTGCCCTGGCGGATGTTCGACGTGCTGCGCCGCGAGGACCCCGTCCACTGGCAGCCCGAGCCCGCGCCCAACTCCGGCTTCTGGGCGGTCACCCGGCACGCGGACATCGTGCGCGTCGACCGTGACCCGGAGACCTTCACCTCCGAGCGGTTCACCAACCTCGAAGAGGTCGACGAGGACTTCATCGCGCTTCGCCGCTCCCTCCTGGAGACCGACGGCCTGCGCCACCGTGCGCTGCGGCTGATCCTGCAGAGGCAGTTCACCGCGCGCGCGGTCGCGACGTACGAGACGTTCCTGCGCGGCCTGACCGCCCGCACCCTGGACGCCGCGCTGCCCAAGGGCACCTTCGACTTCGTCAAGGAGGTCTCCGCCGACTTCCCGATCAACGTCCTCGCGCGGATGCTCGACGTCCCCGAGGAGGACACGCAGCAGCTCATCGACTGGGGCAACCGCATCATCGGCAACACCGACCCGGACTACGCCGACGTACTCCTGGAGAGCGCGGAGAGCGAGCGCTACCGCAATCTGCCGTTCCGCTCCCCCGCCGCGCTCGAAGTCTTCGCGTACGGAAGGGAGTTGGCGGCGAAGCGGCGCGGCGGCGACGGGACGGACCTGGTGAGCACGCTGGTCAACAACTCGCCCAAGGACGGCGTCCCGCTCTCCGCCACCGACTTCGACAACTACTTCCTGCTGCTCGTGGTGGCCGGGAACGAGACGACGCGGCACGCGATCTCGCACTCCATGCTCGCGCTGATCGACCACCCGGACGAGCGCGCGAAGCTCACCGCCGACCCCTCCCTCATCCCGGGCGGCGTCGAGGAGTGCCTGCGCTGGGCCTCGCCCGTCTACCACTTCCGGCGCACGGCCACGCGTGACGTCGAGCTGGGCGGCAAGCTGATCAGGGAGGGCGACAAGGTCGTGCTGTGGTTCGCCTCGGGGAACCGGGACGCGGATGTCTTCCCGGATCCCTACCGCTTCGACGTGACGCGGCAGAACATCGACCACGTCACCTTCGGCAAGGGCAGCCCGCACTTCTGCCTGGGCAACTCCCTTGCCCGCCTGGAGATGCGGGTCATGTTCGAGGAGCTGCTTCCGCGGCTCGCGGACATCGAGGTGACGGGTGAGGTGCGGCGCGTTCGGTCGAACTTCGTGAACGGCATCAAGGAGCTTCCGGTCACGGTGACCCTCCGGTGA
- a CDS encoding glutamine synthetase family protein, whose product MVRVIYPDLIGADRGRDILVSQLPGACGHGLSFCRAVYHTTPRGDVVPVTGGLDAGLPDVSVRPDLDTLQALPWEPGVAWCLGDTFDPATGEPTPESPRALLRRVLDAADEYAGGAVTPVVGPELEYFLCDADPTTAAGWSAYGGATGNVYSAGRRGDPDGHLLCTLRQLAELGIGAIAGNHEFDGGQFEINLDHSEALDAADRAFRFKAAVKETARRDGRLATFMAKPFNALGGSGFHLHISLVDAAGRNVFEDAGAPDGLSATARHAIAGLLAHAPALSALLNPTINSYKRFGPDTLAPWLIDWGLDNRSAMLRIPPERGSGTRLELRLGDASANPYLGIAGAVAALLLGIRDKPEPPAPLEGYGYQEDSAPRLPGTLGAALDALEADEALTGLLGDGFTGAFLTYKRNEIERFQQHITDWEFTEYAFLI is encoded by the coding sequence ATCGTCCGCGTCATCTACCCCGATCTCATCGGCGCCGACCGGGGCCGCGACATCCTCGTGAGCCAGCTGCCCGGCGCCTGCGGGCACGGCCTCTCCTTCTGCCGCGCCGTCTACCACACCACCCCGCGCGGCGACGTCGTCCCCGTCACGGGCGGCCTCGACGCGGGGCTCCCCGACGTCTCCGTACGGCCCGATCTGGACACCCTGCAGGCGCTCCCCTGGGAGCCCGGGGTCGCCTGGTGTCTCGGGGACACCTTCGATCCCGCCACCGGCGAACCCACCCCGGAGTCGCCACGCGCCTTGCTGCGGCGGGTACTTGATGCCGCCGACGAGTACGCGGGCGGCGCCGTCACCCCGGTCGTCGGCCCCGAGCTCGAGTACTTCCTGTGCGACGCCGACCCCACCACGGCCGCCGGCTGGTCGGCGTACGGCGGCGCCACCGGGAACGTATACAGCGCGGGACGGCGCGGCGACCCGGACGGTCATCTGCTGTGCACCCTGCGGCAGTTGGCCGAGCTCGGCATCGGCGCGATCGCGGGCAACCACGAATTCGACGGCGGGCAGTTCGAGATCAACCTGGACCACTCCGAGGCCCTGGACGCCGCCGACCGCGCCTTCCGCTTCAAGGCCGCCGTCAAGGAGACGGCCCGCCGCGATGGACGGCTCGCGACCTTCATGGCCAAGCCGTTCAACGCGCTCGGCGGCTCCGGCTTCCATCTGCACATCTCGCTGGTCGACGCCGCGGGACGCAATGTCTTCGAGGACGCCGGCGCCCCCGACGGGCTCTCCGCGACCGCCCGGCACGCCATCGCCGGGCTCCTGGCACACGCACCCGCCCTCAGCGCCCTGCTCAACCCCACCATCAACTCGTACAAACGCTTCGGACCCGACACCCTCGCCCCCTGGTTGATCGACTGGGGCCTCGACAACCGCAGCGCGATGCTCCGGATCCCGCCTGAGAGGGGATCAGGAACCAGGCTGGAGCTGCGACTTGGTGATGCGTCGGCCAACCCTTACCTCGGCATCGCGGGCGCCGTGGCGGCCCTCCTCCTCGGCATCCGCGACAAGCCGGAGCCGCCCGCACCGCTGGAGGGCTACGGCTACCAGGAGGACTCCGCGCCCCGCCTCCCCGGCACGCTCGGCGCGGCCCTCGACGCCCTGGAGGCCGACGAGGCGCTCACCGGGCTGCTCGGCGACGGCTTCACCGGCGCCTTCCTCACGTACAAGCGCAACGAGATCGAACGCTTCCAACAGCACATCACCGACTGGGAGTTCACGGAGTACGCCTTCCTCATCTGA
- a CDS encoding pentapeptide repeat-containing protein: protein MIENGSGGGDADFTNADLRGARFQDADLTGADFTNADLREANLIGANLQDASLVNADLRRASLHSANLSQAAVAGPETSFSGAKLNARTCRPKGLEPEQLKP from the coding sequence GTGATCGAAAACGGGAGTGGGGGCGGGGACGCGGACTTCACCAACGCTGATCTGCGTGGCGCAAGATTCCAGGATGCAGACCTGACCGGGGCAGACTTCACCAACGCCGATCTGCGGGAAGCAAACCTGATCGGAGCCAATCTGCAGGACGCGAGCCTTGTGAACGCCGACTTGCGCCGAGCATCGCTGCACAGCGCGAACCTGAGCCAGGCGGCTGTCGCCGGCCCTGAGACCTCTTTCTCGGGCGCCAAGTTGAACGCTCGCACCTGCCGGCCGAAGGGGTTGGAACCCGAGCAGCTCAAGCCGTAG
- a CDS encoding TetR/AcrR family transcriptional regulator, with protein sequence MGNREDLLAGARRCLDEKGWARITVRDIAAASGVSMAAIGYHFGSREALLTSALIEAIDEWGTRLGRTLSAYGTEGASEAERYEALWAAVIQSFTDDRTLWLATLEALVQAEHSDDLRRYLSGGQVQGRRGLAALLRGASEDEIDDATARTLGATQLALFTGLMAQWLTDPQQAPQAPDVIAGLRALTPLVGPGR encoded by the coding sequence ATGGGGAACCGCGAAGACCTGCTGGCCGGAGCCCGACGCTGCCTGGACGAGAAGGGCTGGGCGCGCATCACGGTGCGCGACATCGCCGCGGCCTCGGGCGTGAGCATGGCCGCGATCGGCTACCACTTCGGCTCCCGCGAAGCCCTGCTGACCTCGGCCCTCATCGAGGCGATCGACGAATGGGGCACCCGGCTCGGCCGCACCCTGTCCGCGTACGGCACCGAAGGCGCGAGCGAGGCAGAGCGTTACGAAGCCCTGTGGGCCGCGGTCATCCAGTCCTTCACCGACGACCGCACACTCTGGCTCGCCACCCTGGAAGCCCTGGTGCAGGCCGAGCACTCCGACGACCTGCGCCGCTATCTGTCCGGGGGGCAGGTCCAGGGCCGCCGCGGGCTCGCAGCCCTGCTGCGCGGCGCATCGGAGGACGAGATCGACGACGCCACGGCCCGCACTCTGGGAGCCACCCAACTCGCGCTCTTCACCGGCCTGATGGCCCAATGGCTCACCGACCCACAGCAGGCCCCCCAGGCGCCCGACGTCATCGCCGGCCTACGCGCACTCACGCCACTCGTCGGCCCGGGGAGATAA
- a CDS encoding erythromycin esterase family protein: MNRRRLISHTAATLAAGTLLPLGAASAEAATKNSDPVVNSLQQHAVPLSDLDGVVRMVGDARIVGLGEASHSGHEFFTLKARAFKKLVATRGFTTFALEASWSTGLRLDNYVTHGVGDPEQIMREEFQGQYVFWNTDEYLDLIRWMRRYNVSHPDRPTLHFVGNDLGYPGAEAFEQVTSYVTAHRPELAGRIDALYAGLRPPRGTQAGDWMGQQLGKDLASRRAEADRAEQALDLLRGAGRPKGSRGRSYDWAVQNATAVAQSFTGYAFPDEEFPERMRYRDRVMADNTAWWLAHTNGKILLASNNGHVAYASDNPQEFPEPVGAFLHKQLGTKYVNIGLTFDRGTINALPDYTAQQPQTYTVDPAPAGYNEHTLDQVRHSDFALDLRTAPAAARSWLNTARSTRSYGLYWSDKDPQTALAHSYDVVIHLHRVEAAHLR, from the coding sequence ATGAACCGCCGCCGTCTGATCAGCCACACCGCCGCCACCCTCGCCGCGGGAACCCTCCTGCCCCTCGGCGCCGCCTCCGCCGAAGCCGCCACCAAGAACAGCGACCCGGTGGTCAACTCACTGCAGCAGCACGCAGTGCCCCTGAGCGACCTGGACGGCGTCGTCCGGATGGTGGGCGACGCGCGGATCGTGGGCCTTGGCGAGGCCAGCCACAGCGGCCACGAGTTCTTCACGCTCAAAGCGCGCGCCTTCAAGAAGCTGGTCGCCACCCGGGGCTTCACCACCTTCGCCCTGGAGGCGAGTTGGAGCACCGGACTGCGGCTGGACAACTACGTGACACACGGTGTCGGCGACCCGGAGCAGATCATGCGTGAGGAGTTCCAGGGCCAGTACGTCTTCTGGAACACCGACGAGTACCTCGACCTCATCCGCTGGATGCGCCGGTACAACGTCAGCCACCCCGACCGGCCCACGCTCCACTTCGTCGGCAACGACCTCGGCTACCCGGGGGCCGAAGCCTTCGAGCAGGTCACCTCGTACGTCACCGCCCACCGCCCCGAGCTGGCCGGACGGATCGACGCCCTGTACGCGGGCCTGCGCCCGCCCCGAGGGACACAGGCCGGTGACTGGATGGGGCAGCAGCTGGGCAAGGACCTCGCCTCTCGTCGCGCCGAGGCCGATCGCGCCGAGCAGGCCCTCGACCTGCTGCGCGGGGCCGGGCGGCCCAAGGGTTCCAGGGGTCGGAGCTACGACTGGGCCGTGCAGAATGCCACCGCCGTCGCCCAGAGCTTCACCGGGTACGCCTTCCCCGACGAGGAGTTCCCGGAGCGGATGCGCTACCGCGATCGGGTCATGGCCGACAACACCGCCTGGTGGCTGGCCCACACGAACGGCAAGATCCTGCTCGCCTCCAACAACGGCCACGTCGCCTACGCCAGCGACAACCCGCAGGAGTTCCCCGAGCCCGTCGGAGCGTTCCTCCACAAGCAACTCGGCACGAAGTACGTGAACATCGGCCTGACCTTCGATCGGGGCACCATCAACGCCCTCCCCGACTACACCGCACAGCAGCCGCAGACATACACCGTGGACCCCGCCCCCGCCGGCTACAACGAGCACACCCTGGACCAGGTCCGCCACAGCGACTTCGCCCTGGACCTGCGTACCGCCCCGGCAGCGGCCCGCTCCTGGCTCAACACCGCCCGCTCCACCCGCTCCTACGGCCTCTACTGGTCGGACAAGGACCCCCAGACCGCCCTGGCCCACTCCTACGACGTAGTCATTCACCTGCACCGCGTCGAGGCTGCCCACCTCCGATAG
- a CDS encoding acetoacetate decarboxylase family protein, with protein MAGVQGFFPPRTATGRSALIPAPPWRYSGDLLTVEYRTDPAKVRELLPEMLELAPEDPGAVALIWADWQSCGDAGAELLDPVRAQYKECFAVVRCGYRGRTYSRCVFIWVDKDFAVARGIHQGYPKKLGSIHMTRPHPYGPAPRIAAGAAFGATLAAADRRIAQAVVTLREPSETNGFVNAHPMAHHRQLPAIDGKGLALDELVASGAASFEGGQAWVGDAELDLFDVPTEELAALTVEEPIGAYYRQVGVVWNGGTLLERAL; from the coding sequence ATGGCCGGAGTTCAAGGATTCTTCCCGCCCCGGACCGCGACGGGGCGTTCCGCCCTCATCCCCGCGCCGCCCTGGCGCTACTCGGGCGACCTTCTCACCGTCGAGTACCGGACCGACCCGGCCAAGGTTCGTGAACTCCTGCCGGAAATGCTGGAGTTGGCGCCCGAGGATCCCGGTGCCGTCGCGCTCATCTGGGCCGACTGGCAGTCCTGCGGGGACGCCGGGGCGGAGCTGCTCGACCCGGTCCGCGCCCAGTACAAGGAGTGCTTCGCCGTCGTGCGCTGCGGCTATCGCGGACGTACGTACTCGCGCTGCGTCTTCATCTGGGTCGACAAGGACTTCGCCGTCGCCAGGGGGATCCACCAGGGGTATCCGAAGAAGCTCGGGTCCATCCATATGACTCGGCCGCACCCCTACGGACCCGCCCCCCGCATCGCGGCGGGCGCCGCGTTCGGGGCCACGCTCGCCGCCGCCGACCGGCGCATCGCGCAGGCCGTGGTGACCCTGCGCGAACCCTCGGAGACGAACGGCTTCGTCAACGCCCACCCCATGGCCCACCACCGCCAACTCCCCGCCATCGACGGGAAAGGGCTCGCACTGGATGAACTCGTCGCCTCCGGTGCAGCGTCCTTCGAGGGCGGCCAGGCGTGGGTCGGTGACGCCGAGCTTGATCTCTTCGACGTGCCGACGGAGGAGCTCGCCGCGCTGACGGTCGAGGAGCCGATCGGGGCGTACTACCGGCAGGTGGGGGTGGTCTGGAACGGGGGGACGTTGCTGGAGAGGGCGCTGTAG
- a CDS encoding MarR family winged helix-turn-helix transcriptional regulator: protein MTGYRSIRETEKAVRAKLGGTPVKYEQMAAVANIYRAAAAVRQHFENSVLRGAELTWTSFVVLYVVWIWGEMETRHVAEEAGISKGTLTGVARTLAGRGLLERRGHPDDGRLALLRLTGEGERLMEKVFPAFNAEEAFVADGLTDAECRTLADLLRKIVVRTEEKGEERRVELLDGAEPAPRRSGRRAKG from the coding sequence GTGACGGGCTACCGCTCCATCCGCGAGACCGAGAAGGCGGTCCGGGCCAAACTCGGCGGCACGCCCGTCAAGTACGAGCAGATGGCCGCCGTCGCGAACATCTACCGCGCGGCGGCGGCCGTGCGGCAGCACTTCGAGAACTCCGTGCTGCGGGGCGCCGAGCTGACGTGGACGTCGTTCGTGGTGCTGTATGTGGTCTGGATCTGGGGGGAGATGGAGACCCGTCACGTCGCGGAGGAGGCCGGGATCTCCAAGGGGACGCTGACGGGCGTCGCGCGGACCCTCGCCGGGCGGGGGCTGCTTGAGCGGCGGGGGCACCCGGACGACGGGCGGCTCGCGCTGCTGCGGCTGACGGGGGAGGGGGAGCGGCTGATGGAGAAGGTCTTCCCTGCCTTCAACGCGGAGGAGGCGTTCGTCGCCGACGGGTTGACGGATGCGGAGTGCCGGACGCTGGCGGATCTCCTCCGGAAGATCGTGGTGCGGACGGAGGAGAAGGGGGAGGAGCGGAGGGTCGAGCTCCTTGACGGGGCCGAGCCGGCTCCCCGGCGGAGCGGCAGGCGGGCCAAGGGGTGA
- a CDS encoding winged helix-turn-helix domain-containing protein, giving the protein MAALEIDHQAPEPPYRQIAADLTGQIERGELVADRPIPSEKALTDRYGVARNTVRSAISVLRENGLVYTVPNRGTYVRGRSAPDDE; this is encoded by the coding sequence ATGGCAGCGCTTGAAATCGATCACCAGGCACCGGAGCCCCCGTACCGGCAGATCGCTGCCGATCTGACGGGGCAGATTGAGCGGGGTGAGCTCGTCGCCGACCGGCCCATCCCCTCGGAGAAGGCGCTCACGGACCGATACGGGGTTGCCCGGAATACGGTCCGGTCAGCGATTTCCGTACTCAGGGAAAATGGACTCGTCTACACCGTGCCGAACCGGGGGACCTACGTTCGAGGCCGCAGCGCCCCCGACGACGAGTAG
- a CDS encoding helix-turn-helix transcriptional regulator: MPASGSSSVQQARRLLAGRLRELVKDAGLEGKDVAALCGWHPSKVSRISTAKTQPSVDDIRAWCRACGAGDQAEDLIASLRAVEGMWVEWRRMERSGLRRAQEAVLPLFERTHWFRAYSSWLVPGLLQTHGYTEDVLRAVQRRRVTVDDVADAVAVRMERQRVLYEGDRRFAFLIEESVLRNGLGESDTQLEQLEHLLTIGSLPNVSLGVVPTRLSRSRMPVEGFWIYDRAQVNVELISGYLTLTQPSEVSAYADTFSMLADMAVYGTKARALITASINSLE, encoded by the coding sequence ATGCCCGCTTCAGGATCATCGAGTGTTCAGCAAGCCCGGCGTCTTCTTGCCGGCCGTCTGAGGGAGTTGGTGAAGGACGCTGGGTTGGAAGGTAAGGACGTGGCCGCTCTGTGTGGCTGGCACCCGTCCAAGGTGTCCCGTATCTCGACAGCGAAGACCCAGCCAAGCGTTGACGACATTCGGGCCTGGTGCCGTGCGTGTGGCGCTGGCGATCAGGCGGAAGACCTCATCGCTTCTCTGCGAGCCGTTGAAGGGATGTGGGTGGAATGGCGCCGTATGGAGCGCTCAGGGCTGCGACGGGCGCAGGAGGCTGTTCTACCTCTCTTCGAACGTACTCACTGGTTCCGCGCCTACTCCTCATGGTTGGTGCCTGGCCTACTTCAGACTCATGGGTACACCGAGGACGTGTTGCGTGCTGTCCAGCGGCGGCGGGTCACAGTCGATGACGTGGCCGACGCCGTGGCAGTACGCATGGAACGTCAGCGCGTCCTCTACGAGGGAGACCGGCGCTTCGCATTCCTGATTGAGGAGTCGGTTCTGCGGAACGGGCTCGGGGAGTCAGACACGCAGCTTGAACAGCTTGAGCACCTGCTCACGATCGGCTCGCTTCCCAATGTCAGCTTGGGCGTGGTACCCACCCGCCTCAGCCGATCAAGGATGCCGGTTGAGGGCTTCTGGATCTACGACAGGGCGCAGGTCAACGTCGAACTCATCTCGGGCTATCTCACGCTCACGCAGCCCAGCGAAGTAAGCGCCTATGCAGACACGTTCAGCATGCTGGCCGACATGGCGGTCTATGGCACGAAGGCTCGGGCGCTGATCACAGCGTCAATCAACTCGCTTGAGTGA
- a CDS encoding DUF6879 family protein: MKYPVREGLAKTQRSAVHLEMRDNYTPDDPEFARWRAGHRCGNDPAKLPEWWGSWRDLVGEMTARGVVMRRARIVSEPVTEYIRYEHDLTFANVAAGELVRWLPRRKAADIALPGTDLWMFDSSSVLFTYFSGDGEVVDREWCTDAAVVELVSSAFEAVWERATPHEDYKLT, translated from the coding sequence GTGAAGTACCCCGTACGTGAGGGACTGGCAAAGACGCAGCGCTCCGCCGTGCATCTGGAGATGCGCGACAACTACACCCCGGATGACCCCGAGTTCGCCCGTTGGCGGGCTGGTCACCGGTGCGGCAACGATCCCGCGAAGCTGCCCGAGTGGTGGGGGTCCTGGCGGGACCTGGTGGGCGAGATGACGGCGCGCGGAGTGGTGATGCGCCGCGCTCGGATCGTCTCGGAGCCGGTCACCGAATACATCCGGTACGAGCATGACCTGACGTTCGCCAACGTGGCGGCGGGAGAACTGGTGCGTTGGCTGCCGCGCCGCAAGGCGGCCGATATCGCACTACCGGGTACCGACCTTTGGATGTTCGACAGCTCGTCAGTGCTGTTCACCTACTTCTCTGGGGACGGTGAAGTTGTGGACCGGGAATGGTGCACCGATGCCGCCGTTGTGGAGTTGGTCAGCTCGGCCTTTGAAGCGGTGTGGGAACGAGCCACGCCGCACGAGGACTACAAGCTGACCTGA
- a CDS encoding P27 family phage terminase small subunit — MIVPRAILAEPDWTGVVPPSPDPTVEPANARCRDVASEEWRRIVPILEVAAGIGEVDHTTVKDLCMCVARIGQAERDLSQRGLMVTAERGTP; from the coding sequence GTGATCGTGCCTCGCGCGATCCTCGCCGAGCCAGACTGGACGGGGGTGGTCCCGCCCTCTCCCGATCCCACTGTTGAGCCAGCGAACGCCCGGTGCCGGGATGTCGCTTCCGAGGAGTGGCGACGCATCGTCCCCATTCTGGAAGTGGCCGCCGGTATCGGCGAGGTGGACCACACCACGGTCAAGGACCTGTGCATGTGCGTCGCCCGCATCGGCCAGGCGGAGCGGGACCTTTCACAGCGCGGGCTCATGGTGACCGCCGAACGGGGCACACCGTGA
- a CDS encoding aldehyde dehydrogenase, translated as MPDDALSTSSHQDWMRRADALVPELPTRHRVAGADADGSGGAFPVVSPRDGRTLALVADAGEKEVDLAVAAARRAFDTGPWPRLSPADRGRILLRIAALIEEHRSTLALTVTLENGKPISESYAIELRALANTFRWYGQLADKLTDTSPHTEPDTLALVTREPSGVVGAVVPWNFPLTLAAWKLAPALAAGCTVVLKPSELTPLSALMLGRIADEAGLPPGALNVVAGDGPTAGRALGRHPDVDVLTFTGSTAVGRHFLRHAADSNLKRVWLELGGKSPNIVLPDAPDLAAAAATAAWGVFFNQGEMCTAPSRLLVHDAVAEEVTAAVVERAGTLRVGDPLDPATQMGALAGTARVDSVQEHVRRGAEAGARLRAGGTRLEVVPGGSYFSPTVFDQVTPQMPLAREEIFGPVLAVLTFGSLDEAVTLANDTAYGLAAGLWTSDLSTAHTVARRLRAGTVWVNCYEEGDVTVPFGGYKQSGNGRDKSLHALEKYTELKTTWIQL; from the coding sequence ATGCCGGACGACGCCCTGTCCACCAGCAGCCACCAGGACTGGATGCGGCGGGCCGACGCGCTCGTCCCCGAGCTGCCCACCCGGCACCGCGTCGCGGGCGCCGATGCCGACGGTTCGGGCGGCGCGTTCCCCGTCGTCTCTCCCCGCGACGGCCGCACCCTCGCACTGGTCGCGGACGCGGGCGAGAAGGAGGTGGACCTCGCGGTCGCCGCCGCCCGCCGGGCCTTCGACACCGGGCCGTGGCCGCGCCTCTCCCCCGCCGACCGGGGCCGGATCCTGCTGCGGATCGCTGCTCTCATCGAAGAGCACCGCTCCACTCTCGCCCTCACGGTCACCCTGGAGAACGGCAAACCGATCTCCGAGTCGTACGCGATCGAGCTGCGCGCCCTGGCGAACACCTTCCGCTGGTACGGCCAGCTCGCCGACAAGCTGACCGACACGTCCCCGCACACGGAGCCCGACACGCTGGCACTCGTCACACGGGAACCCTCCGGCGTCGTCGGCGCGGTGGTCCCCTGGAACTTCCCGCTCACGCTCGCGGCCTGGAAGCTGGCCCCGGCGCTCGCGGCGGGCTGCACGGTGGTCCTCAAACCCTCCGAACTCACGCCCCTGTCCGCCCTGATGCTCGGCAGGATCGCCGACGAGGCGGGGCTGCCGCCCGGCGCCCTGAACGTCGTCGCGGGCGACGGCCCGACCGCGGGCCGCGCGCTCGGCCGCCACCCTGACGTGGACGTTCTCACGTTCACCGGCTCCACGGCCGTGGGCCGCCACTTCCTGCGCCACGCCGCCGACTCCAACCTCAAGCGGGTCTGGCTCGAGCTCGGCGGCAAGTCCCCCAACATCGTCCTGCCCGACGCCCCCGACCTGGCGGCGGCAGCGGCCACCGCGGCCTGGGGCGTCTTCTTCAACCAGGGCGAGATGTGCACGGCGCCCTCGCGGCTGCTCGTACACGATGCAGTGGCGGAAGAGGTGACGGCGGCGGTCGTCGAGCGGGCCGGGACGCTGCGGGTCGGCGATCCCCTGGACCCGGCCACGCAGATGGGGGCGCTGGCCGGTACAGCGCGGGTGGACTCCGTCCAGGAGCATGTACGCCGGGGCGCGGAGGCCGGCGCCCGGCTGCGCGCCGGGGGCACCCGGCTCGAAGTCGTCCCCGGCGGCAGCTACTTCTCCCCCACGGTCTTCGACCAGGTCACCCCGCAGATGCCGCTGGCCCGCGAGGAGATCTTCGGCCCGGTCCTCGCCGTCCTCACCTTCGGCTCGCTCGACGAGGCGGTCACCCTCGCCAACGACACGGCGTACGGGCTCGCGGCCGGGCTCTGGACCTCGGACCTGTCGACCGCGCACACGGTGGCGCGCCGGCTGCGGGCGGGCACGGTGTGGGTCAACTGCTACGAGGAGGGCGACGTGACGGTGCCGTTCGGCGGCTACAAGCAGTCGGGGAACGGCCGGGACAAGTCGCTGCACGCGCTGGAGAAGTACACGGAGCTGAAGACGACGTGGATCCAGCTTTGA